A portion of the Sphingomonas sp. genome contains these proteins:
- a CDS encoding YdcF family protein — protein MRALLSTAALAVTVFAAPAWAADDAVIAALSARLLPTLDAAGHDPAVLDRIVHAPGMESVLRARRERRTACGQDLACRAQALLWSESEAAALRSAVATEGRLPAAEDGRAAQLDREIAGINGIVRVYALGAAPTTPIDGPGPIAPKDLAARLQAADWLAETPRDRSAQRLDPSIDYALALLDASDRSDAIGHEPLTGGANAAPMARAKTLDWKRYRYSAMIVTGVGPEIEGEPLSPFGKYHLRLAAQRFARGDIAFILVTGGRAHPRATPFTEADEMRKALIERYGIPADAIVSEPYARHTTTNLRNASRLLAAMGAPMQMETVIVCNPLQSGYIESAKFTERNAAELGYQPGTIVRRVSPTELVFRPSRASERVDPRDPLDP, from the coding sequence ATGCGGGCATTGCTCTCCACCGCGGCGCTGGCGGTGACCGTGTTCGCTGCCCCGGCATGGGCGGCGGACGATGCGGTGATCGCGGCACTGTCGGCGCGGCTGCTCCCCACCCTCGACGCCGCCGGGCACGACCCGGCGGTGCTCGACCGGATCGTCCATGCGCCGGGGATGGAGAGCGTGCTGCGCGCGCGGCGGGAGCGGCGCACCGCCTGCGGGCAGGATCTCGCCTGCCGGGCACAGGCGCTGCTGTGGAGCGAGTCCGAAGCTGCCGCGCTGCGCAGTGCGGTGGCGACCGAGGGCCGCCTCCCCGCTGCCGAGGATGGACGCGCCGCGCAACTCGACCGCGAGATCGCCGGCATCAACGGGATCGTTCGCGTCTACGCGCTCGGTGCCGCCCCGACGACGCCGATCGACGGCCCCGGCCCGATCGCACCCAAGGATCTCGCCGCCCGGCTCCAGGCGGCCGACTGGCTTGCCGAGACGCCGCGCGACCGATCGGCGCAGCGGCTCGATCCGAGCATCGACTATGCCCTCGCGCTGCTCGACGCTAGCGACCGCAGCGACGCGATCGGCCACGAACCGCTGACCGGCGGCGCCAATGCGGCACCGATGGCCCGCGCCAAGACGCTCGACTGGAAGCGCTATCGCTACAGCGCGATGATCGTCACCGGCGTCGGCCCAGAGATCGAGGGCGAGCCGCTCAGCCCCTTCGGGAAATACCATCTCCGCCTCGCCGCGCAGCGGTTCGCACGCGGCGATATCGCCTTCATCCTCGTTACCGGCGGCCGGGCGCATCCGCGCGCGACGCCGTTCACCGAGGCGGACGAGATGCGCAAGGCGCTGATCGAGCGCTATGGTATCCCCGCCGACGCGATCGTCAGCGAGCCCTATGCCCGCCACACCACCACCAATCTCCGCAACGCCAGCCGACTGCTCGCCGCCATGGGCGCGCCGATGCAGATGGAGACGGTGATCGTCTGCAACCCGTTGCAGAGCGGCTATATCGAAAGCGCGAAGTTCACCGAGCGCAACGCCGCCGAGCTCGGCTACCAGCCTGGCACCATCGTCCGCCGCGTTTCGCCCACCGAACTCGTGTTCCGCCCGTCGCGCGCATCCGAGCGTGTCGATCCGCGCGACCCGCTCGACCCCTGA
- a CDS encoding MFS transporter, with translation MLAYASGNFGKALLFSGADLTILFLLTDVLGLDGARAAGLMLFAVLGDLVFDLLAARLVLRWRAAGRGYRWAVAFAAIPCGAAFALIYAMPALGLHRGWMLATAILVFRGAYAVVDVPHNALMAQVSRDSRARGRVSGYRLFFSTASALAIAGILTPLVQQAGHARQFGALALTGIGTGLAFALTMLLCVWACGGQRGAATALRGDRIAVPLRDPMVLGMGALALITGFAMPCFGRMLMYLGTYVIARPGAVTLLLGVMTVGQFGGVLAWTALTHRFGKSRLLAAGHAVSAAGLLVFALCTAWPVGQMAGAALIGFGFASVFMLPWGVLADAVDVVEWRHRRRYETGLFAFYLVLVKASGAASTAMIGWVLGSLGYIPGAVQPTGVRLGMLGLGLGVPLAGALLALLLLRQFTLDHAQHARLLRALARRQAGAEPVSGSNFGFEKSSGEGVTLAGGRALSPQARQSMSRSIAAPAAVRS, from the coding sequence ATGCTGGCCTATGCCTCCGGCAATTTCGGCAAGGCGCTGCTGTTCAGCGGCGCCGACCTGACGATCCTGTTCCTGCTGACCGACGTGCTGGGGCTGGACGGTGCGCGGGCGGCGGGGTTGATGCTGTTCGCGGTGCTCGGCGACCTGGTGTTCGACCTGCTCGCGGCGCGGCTGGTGCTGCGCTGGCGAGCGGCCGGGCGGGGCTATCGCTGGGCGGTCGCCTTTGCCGCGATCCCATGCGGTGCCGCCTTCGCGCTGATCTACGCGATGCCGGCGCTGGGGCTGCACCGCGGCTGGATGCTGGCGACGGCAATCCTCGTGTTTCGCGGCGCCTATGCGGTGGTCGACGTGCCGCACAACGCGCTGATGGCGCAGGTGAGCCGCGACAGCCGCGCGCGCGGACGCGTCTCGGGCTACCGCCTGTTCTTCAGCACGGCGAGTGCGCTGGCGATCGCGGGCATCCTCACCCCGCTGGTGCAGCAGGCGGGACATGCGCGGCAGTTCGGCGCACTCGCGCTTACCGGGATCGGAACGGGGCTCGCCTTCGCGCTGACGATGCTGCTCTGCGTCTGGGCGTGTGGCGGCCAGCGCGGCGCTGCAACGGCACTGCGCGGCGACCGCATCGCCGTGCCGCTGCGCGATCCGATGGTGCTGGGGATGGGGGCGCTGGCGCTAATCACCGGCTTCGCCATGCCCTGTTTCGGCCGGATGCTGATGTATCTGGGGACCTATGTGATCGCGCGGCCGGGGGCGGTGACGCTGCTGCTCGGCGTGATGACCGTTGGGCAGTTCGGCGGCGTGCTCGCCTGGACCGCGCTCACCCACCGCTTCGGCAAGAGCCGCCTACTCGCCGCAGGGCATGCGGTGAGCGCCGCCGGCCTGCTGGTCTTCGCGCTGTGCACTGCCTGGCCCGTGGGGCAGATGGCCGGCGCCGCGCTGATCGGCTTCGGCTTTGCGAGCGTGTTCATGCTGCCCTGGGGGGTGCTCGCCGACGCGGTGGACGTCGTCGAATGGCGGCACCGGCGGCGCTACGAAACCGGGCTGTTCGCCTTCTACCTGGTGCTGGTGAAGGCGAGCGGCGCCGCCTCGACGGCGATGATCGGCTGGGTGCTGGGTTCGCTCGGCTATATTCCCGGCGCGGTCCAGCCAACGGGCGTCCGCCTCGGCATGCTCGGCCTGGGGCTCGGCGTGCCGCTGGCGGGGGCGCTGCTGGCGTTGCTGTTGCTGCGCCAATTCACCCTCGACCATGCCCAGCACGCGCGACTGCTGCGCGCGCTGGCGCGGCGTCAGGCGGGCGCGGAGCCGGTCTCTGGATCGAACTTCGGGTTCGAGAAGTCGAGCGGCGAGGGCGTCACCTTGGCAGGCGGTCGTGCGCTCTCGCCCCAGGCGCGGCAGAGCATGTCGCGCAGCATCGCCGCCCCCGCCGCGGTTCGCTCGTAG
- a CDS encoding alginate export family protein, whose amino-acid sequence MRFWITTAATLAAAAPACAQEVTIKPLIEARTRYEHLDQAEFANASDAVTIRVRAGAEVTRGRWVALGEAQGNLAVVGDYYDGLHGIANRPTIGDPENVAIYRAQLQYRSAPLTVTAGRQRIALDDERFVGNAQFRNNAQTFDAVRTEIVPVKGVKLDLTYAWDVRTIWGTEGRGARQRGVGGHNVFANLGAATPLGTLTGFAYLIDQDEAEVQGFRLSNQSYGVRLAGSRAIAPQAKLRYQLSWARQSDYHHNPTRYQADYWLADATLDVRGWTLNTGYEVLGADGGQALTSFQTPLGSVFKFQGWADKLTVTPPNGVRDFYAGGGYGWKKLGRIDALSLQAVWHRYQSDRLNQHYGDEWNLLATAKLRKTQLSVRYARYEADRFATDTSRFWLQMDWAY is encoded by the coding sequence ATGCGTTTCTGGATCACCACCGCGGCGACGCTTGCCGCCGCCGCGCCGGCCTGCGCGCAAGAGGTCACCATCAAGCCGCTAATCGAAGCGCGCACGCGCTACGAGCATCTCGACCAGGCCGAATTCGCGAATGCCTCGGACGCCGTGACGATCCGCGTCCGCGCTGGCGCCGAAGTGACCCGCGGCCGCTGGGTCGCGCTCGGCGAGGCGCAGGGCAATCTCGCCGTGGTCGGCGACTATTATGACGGGCTGCACGGGATCGCCAATCGCCCGACCATCGGCGATCCCGAGAATGTCGCAATCTACCGCGCCCAGCTGCAATATCGCTCCGCGCCGCTGACCGTCACCGCCGGCCGCCAGCGGATCGCGCTCGATGACGAGCGTTTCGTCGGCAACGCGCAGTTCCGCAACAACGCCCAGACCTTCGACGCCGTGCGCACCGAGATCGTACCGGTGAAGGGCGTCAAGCTCGACCTCACCTATGCCTGGGACGTGCGGACGATCTGGGGCACCGAGGGGCGCGGCGCCCGCCAGCGCGGGGTCGGCGGGCACAATGTCTTCGCCAATCTCGGCGCGGCGACCCCCTTGGGCACGCTGACCGGCTTCGCCTATCTGATCGACCAGGACGAGGCCGAGGTGCAGGGCTTCCGCCTCTCCAACCAGAGCTACGGCGTGCGGCTGGCGGGCAGCCGCGCGATCGCGCCCCAGGCCAAGCTGCGCTACCAGCTGAGCTGGGCGCGCCAGTCCGACTATCACCACAACCCCACCCGCTATCAGGCCGATTACTGGCTTGCCGACGCCACGCTGGACGTGCGCGGCTGGACGCTCAACACCGGCTATGAAGTGCTGGGCGCCGATGGGGGCCAAGCGCTCACCAGCTTCCAGACGCCACTCGGCAGCGTGTTCAAGTTCCAAGGCTGGGCCGACAAGCTGACGGTCACGCCGCCCAACGGCGTGCGCGATTTCTACGCGGGCGGCGGCTATGGCTGGAAGAAGCTCGGCCGGATCGACGCACTGTCGCTGCAGGCGGTGTGGCACCGCTACCAGAGCGACCGGCTCAACCAGCATTATGGCGACGAGTGGAACCTGCTCGCCACCGCCAAGCTGCGCAAGACCCAGCTCTCGGTCCGCTACGCCCGCTATGAGGCCGATCGCTTCGCCACCGACACCAGCCGCTTCTGGCTGCAGATGGACTGGGCCTATTGA
- a CDS encoding carboxylesterase family protein, which produces MKAWKAALIGGLAAWMLPGAALAQTSGPVASTQSGKVEGAVEDGVASWKGIPFAAAPVGPLRWRAPQPVTAWEGIRPATEYSHDCMQKPFPSDAAPLGTAPAEDCLYLNVWKLAAAKTKLPVMVWIYGGGFVNGGSSPPTYAGANMAKQGVLFVSFNYRVGRFGSFALPQLSAANPDGLLGNYNFMDQIAALKWVQQNIAAFGGDPANVTIIGESAGGMSVHTLVTSPMARGLFHKAVVMSGGNAQTAKSATLKDAETIGENLARAHGIDPAAPDALDKLRALSAEQVTDGLSMIELFQPKPGPRTYGGPMLDGTLLVDQEKAYASGNFAHVPMLIGATSADMGGKTGFMIAGAREASTRIAAQKVPVWEYRFSYVADSVGKPGAGHATDIPFFFDNAAIKYGAAATPKDVQMGRTISAYLANFAKKGDPKGAGLPAWPRFTAKDDAILDFAADGKAVAGRDPWGAEIDAAGPSQR; this is translated from the coding sequence ATGAAGGCATGGAAAGCAGCGTTAATCGGCGGCTTGGCGGCGTGGATGCTGCCCGGCGCCGCCCTGGCGCAGACCAGCGGCCCGGTGGCCTCGACGCAGAGCGGCAAGGTGGAGGGTGCGGTCGAGGACGGGGTCGCCAGCTGGAAGGGCATCCCCTTCGCCGCGGCGCCCGTCGGCCCCCTGCGCTGGCGCGCGCCCCAGCCCGTCACGGCCTGGGAGGGCATTCGCCCGGCGACCGAATACAGCCATGACTGCATGCAGAAGCCGTTCCCGAGCGACGCCGCGCCGCTCGGCACCGCGCCCGCCGAGGACTGCCTCTATCTCAACGTCTGGAAGCTCGCAGCCGCCAAGACCAAGCTGCCGGTAATGGTGTGGATCTATGGTGGCGGCTTCGTCAACGGCGGCTCGTCGCCGCCCACCTATGCCGGTGCCAACATGGCCAAGCAGGGGGTGCTGTTCGTCAGCTTCAACTATCGCGTCGGGCGGTTCGGCAGCTTTGCCCTGCCCCAGCTCAGCGCCGCGAACCCCGACGGCCTGCTCGGCAACTACAACTTCATGGACCAGATCGCCGCGCTCAAATGGGTGCAGCAGAACATCGCGGCGTTCGGCGGCGATCCGGCGAACGTGACGATCATCGGCGAGAGCGCCGGGGGCATGTCGGTCCACACGCTGGTCACCTCGCCGATGGCACGCGGGCTGTTCCACAAGGCGGTGGTGATGTCGGGTGGCAATGCCCAGACCGCGAAGAGCGCGACGCTCAAGGATGCCGAGACGATCGGCGAGAACCTCGCCCGCGCGCACGGAATCGATCCGGCCGCACCCGATGCGCTCGACAAGCTGCGCGCGCTGAGCGCCGAGCAAGTGACCGACGGCCTCAGCATGATCGAGCTGTTCCAGCCCAAGCCCGGCCCGCGCACCTATGGCGGGCCGATGCTCGACGGGACGCTGCTGGTCGACCAAGAAAAGGCCTATGCGAGCGGCAACTTTGCCCACGTGCCGATGCTGATCGGCGCAACCAGCGCGGACATGGGCGGCAAGACCGGGTTCATGATCGCCGGCGCGCGCGAGGCCAGCACTCGCATCGCCGCGCAAAAGGTGCCGGTGTGGGAATATCGCTTCTCCTATGTCGCGGACTCGGTCGGCAAACCGGGCGCCGGCCACGCCACCGACATTCCGTTCTTCTTCGACAATGCCGCGATCAAATATGGCGCGGCGGCGACCCCGAAAGACGTGCAGATGGGCAGGACGATCAGCGCCTATCTCGCCAACTTCGCCAAGAAGGGAGACCCCAAGGGCGCCGGCCTGCCTGCCTGGCCGCGCTTCACCGCCAAGGACGACGCGATCCTCGATTTTGCCGCCGACGGCAAGGCGGTGGCGGGGCGTGATCCCTGGGGGGCGGAGATCGACGCGGCAGGCCCTTCGCAGCGCTAG